A single region of the Methanothermobacter sp. K4 genome encodes:
- a CDS encoding 50S ribosomal protein L18e, with amino-acid sequence MARKITKTNPNLIKLIRNLRKKSSQEGAAIWKDVARRLERPTRNRAAVNISKINRYTDENETVIVPGKVLGSGSLDHKVQVVALSFSQTARDKIEGAGGECLTLGKIVEENPAIKNIRIIE; translated from the coding sequence ATGGCTAGGAAGATTACCAAGACAAATCCCAATCTCATAAAACTCATACGCAACCTCAGAAAAAAATCATCCCAGGAGGGCGCGGCGATCTGGAAGGACGTTGCAAGGAGGCTCGAAAGACCCACAAGGAACAGGGCCGCGGTTAACATTTCCAAGATAAACAGGTACACAGATGAAAATGAAACAGTCATCGTGCCTGGAAAGGTCCTTGGAAGCGGGAGCCTTGACCACAAGGTTCAGGTTGTCGCCCTATCATTTTCACAGACAGCTAGGGATAAGATAGAGGGTGCTGGTGGAGAGTGCCTGACACTCGGAAAGATCGTTGAAGAGAATCCGGCCATAAAGAACATCAGGATAATAGAATAA
- the cmk gene encoding (d)CMP kinase, with protein sequence MIITIGGLAGTGTTTVARILSERTGIPCVSAGDVFRQMAAERKLDILEFSKLAEENPEIDIEIDRRQARLADEHEDLILEGRLSAHFARADLKVLLMAPFDVRAQRISIRESKDLETVKDEIRIREASEAQRYREIHGIDVDDLEVYDIVINTSHFDAEGVAEIILKVTEVI encoded by the coding sequence ATGATCATAACCATCGGTGGTCTGGCCGGTACTGGCACAACAACTGTTGCCAGGATTCTGTCTGAGAGGACCGGGATACCCTGTGTATCTGCAGGTGATGTGTTCAGGCAGATGGCTGCTGAGAGGAAACTTGACATACTGGAGTTCAGTAAACTCGCAGAGGAGAATCCAGAGATCGACATAGAGATCGACAGGAGACAGGCCAGACTTGCAGATGAACATGAGGACCTCATACTTGAGGGAAGGCTCTCTGCACACTTTGCAAGGGCGGATCTGAAGGTCCTGCTGATGGCCCCCTTTGATGTGAGGGCACAGCGAATAAGTATACGGGAATCCAAGGACCTGGAGACGGTCAAGGATGAGATCCGGATACGTGAGGCCAGTGAAGCCCAGAGGTACAGGGAGATTCACGGTATAGACGTGGATGACCTTGAGGTATATGACATCGTGATAAACACCAGCCATTTTGACGCTGAAGGCGTGGCTGAAATCATACTGAAAGTTACCGAGGTGATTTAA
- a CDS encoding 30S ribosomal protein S11, which yields MAEKEKWGIANIYSSFNNTIITITDITGAETITQWSGGKVVRADRQESSPFAAMEAATRAADDAKEKGIVGLHIKVRAPGGNGPRTPGPGAQAAIRALARAGMKIGKIEDVTPIPHDGTGRPGGKRGRRV from the coding sequence ATGGCTGAAAAGGAAAAATGGGGAATCGCAAATATTTACTCATCATTCAACAACACAATAATCACCATTACAGACATAACCGGTGCAGAGACCATCACACAGTGGTCCGGTGGTAAGGTTGTGAGGGCTGACCGTCAGGAGTCCTCACCCTTCGCTGCAATGGAGGCTGCAACAAGGGCGGCTGATGATGCAAAGGAGAAGGGTATCGTAGGCCTGCACATCAAGGTGAGGGCCCCTGGTGGAAACGGCCCAAGAACGCCAGGACCCGGTGCACAGGCAGCCATAAGGGCCCTTGCAAGGGCAGGAATGAAGATAGGCAAAATTGAGGATGTAACTCCCATACCTCATGATGGCACAGGAAGACCTGGAGGTAAGAGGGGAAGAAGGGTCTAA
- a CDS encoding 50S ribosomal protein L18 yields the protein MAHGPRYKMAFRRRREGKTDYRARYKMVETGKSRLVVRITTYHVIAQIINVGMDGDETLVSAHSKQLQKMGWLGGTSNTAAAYLTGYLCGKRALKAGIEEAVLDIGLRPAIRGSKVFAALKGAVDAGLKVPHGESVLPDESRIRGEHIKEYAESLDEEERKKRFSRYLERGLSPEDLPEHFEEIKNRIDEEV from the coding sequence TTGGCACATGGACCAAGATACAAGATGGCATTTAGAAGACGAAGGGAAGGTAAAACTGATTACCGGGCCCGCTATAAGATGGTGGAAACAGGCAAATCCAGGCTTGTTGTCAGAATAACCACATATCATGTTATTGCACAGATAATCAACGTGGGAATGGATGGGGACGAAACACTGGTCTCAGCCCACTCAAAGCAGCTCCAGAAAATGGGATGGCTTGGAGGCACAAGCAATACAGCAGCAGCATACCTGACAGGATACCTCTGTGGTAAAAGGGCTCTGAAGGCAGGTATAGAGGAAGCTGTCCTTGACATAGGACTCAGACCTGCCATAAGGGGTTCAAAGGTATTCGCAGCACTTAAAGGGGCTGTTGACGCAGGGCTCAAAGTACCACACGGTGAATCAGTACTTCCAGACGAATCAAGGATAAGGGGCGAACACATAAAGGAATATGCAGAATCCCTTGACGAGGAAGAACGCAAGAAGAGGTTTTCAAGGTACCTTGAGAGGGGTCTTTCCCCTGAGGACCTGCCTGAACACTTTGAAGAAATAAAAAACAGGATAGATGAAGAGGTATGA
- a CDS encoding 50S ribosomal protein L34e: MPELRYRSRSYKRIFKRTPGGRTVIHYRRKKPSKHVCAGCGKPLHGVPRGRPYEIRKLSKSKKRPNRPYGGYYCSSCARKVFKKEARS; encoded by the coding sequence ATGCCAGAGTTAAGATACAGATCCAGATCATATAAGAGAATCTTCAAGAGAACTCCTGGAGGAAGGACAGTTATACATTACCGCAGAAAGAAACCATCAAAGCATGTATGTGCTGGCTGCGGAAAGCCACTCCATGGTGTTCCAAGAGGAAGACCATATGAGATAAGAAAACTCTCAAAGTCCAAGAAGAGACCCAACAGACCATACGGTGGTTACTACTGTTCAAGCTGCGCACGCAAAGTCTTTAAGAAAGAGGCAAGGTCATAA
- a CDS encoding DNA-directed RNA polymerase subunit D, protein MDIALKEKTDTEMVFVVTGVTVPFINAIRRICMMEVPKLAIEYVNMYRNDARMFDEVLAHRLGLVPLKADPEFIEGLKMPEECDCEEYCSECSVSFTLKKKGPGVVYSRDLLSETPAVKPVYPDIPLVKLGDEDEVELEAIAQLGVGRDHAKWEPTTACAYKYYPVITFTEECDECLECVDACPREVLGGESGKPEVLDVENCSMCKSCVRACDKGAINVGYEEGKFIFRIETDGSVDPQDVILKACDILRDKAERVITFCEGG, encoded by the coding sequence ATGGATATTGCTCTTAAGGAAAAAACTGATACCGAAATGGTCTTTGTGGTCACTGGCGTAACCGTTCCATTCATAAACGCCATAAGGAGGATCTGCATGATGGAGGTCCCCAAACTGGCAATTGAGTACGTTAACATGTACAGGAACGACGCCAGGATGTTTGATGAGGTACTCGCCCACAGGCTTGGACTGGTACCCCTCAAAGCTGACCCTGAATTCATTGAGGGCCTGAAAATGCCTGAGGAGTGTGACTGTGAGGAGTACTGCTCCGAATGCAGCGTATCCTTCACACTCAAAAAGAAGGGTCCCGGTGTCGTCTACTCCAGGGATCTTCTGTCAGAGACACCTGCAGTCAAACCTGTATATCCCGATATACCCCTTGTGAAGCTGGGGGATGAGGATGAGGTTGAACTGGAGGCTATTGCACAGCTCGGCGTGGGAAGGGATCATGCCAAATGGGAGCCCACAACCGCATGCGCATACAAGTACTACCCAGTGATAACATTCACAGAGGAATGCGATGAGTGCCTTGAATGTGTGGATGCATGTCCAAGGGAAGTTCTTGGAGGCGAATCAGGGAAACCTGAGGTGCTTGACGTTGAAAACTGTTCAATGTGCAAGAGCTGTGTGAGGGCATGTGATAAAGGGGCCATAAATGTGGGATATGAGGAAGGCAAGTTCATATTCAGGATAGAGACCGACGGATCAGTTGACCCCCAGGATGTCATTCTTAAGGCATGTGACATCCTCAGAGACAAGGCAGAAAGGGTAATAACATTTTGTGAAGGAGGCTAA
- a CDS encoding 50S ribosomal protein L19e — MNLTTQKRLAADILKVGVNRIWIDPERIDEVSRAITRDGVKQLIKDGAIKAKPKKGISSYRSKKIAQQKKKGRRRGPGSIKGAKGARKPRKEEWMTTIRALRKDLREMRDNREINKSTYRKLYKMAKGGAFKSKSYMKTYARDHDMLR, encoded by the coding sequence ATGAATCTTACTACTCAGAAAAGATTAGCTGCAGACATACTGAAAGTAGGGGTTAACAGGATATGGATTGACCCTGAGAGGATTGACGAGGTTTCAAGGGCAATAACCAGGGACGGTGTAAAGCAGCTAATAAAGGACGGCGCAATAAAGGCTAAACCAAAAAAGGGCATAAGCAGTTACAGGTCAAAAAAGATAGCCCAGCAGAAAAAGAAGGGAAGAAGAAGAGGACCTGGAAGCATAAAAGGTGCTAAGGGCGCCAGAAAACCAAGGAAAGAGGAATGGATGACCACGATAAGGGCTCTGAGGAAGGACCTCAGGGAGATGAGGGACAACCGGGAAATAAACAAGAGCACCTATCGTAAACTCTACAAGATGGCAAAGGGCGGAGCCTTCAAGAGCAAATCTTACATGAAAACCTATGCCCGGGACCACGACATGCTCAGGTAG
- the rpsD gene encoding 30S ribosomal protein S4, translated as MGHPRKARKKYDTPPHPWNAERIKEENRLVAKYGLKNKKEVWKAETMVRRYRRDARYLLGISGEHTKKEREQLLGHLVRAGILNEGANLEDVLDLTVEDVLRRRLQTLVHKRGLARTVNEARQMVVHGHIALDGRKIDAPGYIVKRGEEDKIGFYPSSPMKKQIEAAQDAE; from the coding sequence ATGGGACACCCACGTAAGGCAAGAAAAAAGTATGATACTCCACCTCACCCATGGAACGCTGAAAGAATAAAGGAAGAAAACAGGCTCGTGGCAAAATACGGCCTCAAGAACAAGAAGGAAGTCTGGAAAGCAGAGACAATGGTGAGGAGATACAGGAGGGATGCAAGGTACCTCCTGGGTATATCCGGTGAACACACAAAGAAGGAGAGGGAACAGCTCCTGGGACACCTTGTGAGGGCAGGAATACTCAACGAGGGTGCAAACCTTGAGGACGTCCTTGACCTCACAGTGGAGGACGTGCTCAGGAGGAGACTCCAGACACTGGTTCACAAGAGGGGACTTGCAAGGACAGTGAACGAGGCCAGACAGATGGTGGTCCACGGCCACATAGCCCTCGACGGCAGGAAAATCGACGCCCCAGGATACATAGTTAAAAGGGGAGAAGAGGACAAAATAGGATTCTACCCATCATCCCCAATGAAAAAACAGATCGAAGCAGCCCAGGACGCTGAATAA
- a CDS encoding adenylate kinase — protein MKVVVVAGIPGSGSTTVLENTLRELDYLNVNYGDVMLEIARERGLVENRDQMRTLEPGVQKEIQRAAAKSIRERSLENNIIVDTHCTIKTPAGFLPGLPVWVLEELEPDMFVLVEADPEEIFTRRIGDTSRNRDMESLQEIDLHQQMNRAAAMAYATLTGATVKIVKNHNNQLESAVSEMKNILE, from the coding sequence ATGAAGGTTGTTGTAGTTGCAGGTATACCCGGTTCAGGAAGCACGACGGTCCTTGAGAACACCCTCAGGGAGCTTGACTATCTCAATGTGAATTACGGGGACGTCATGCTTGAAATAGCCCGTGAAAGGGGACTTGTTGAAAACAGGGACCAGATGAGAACCCTTGAACCTGGAGTTCAGAAGGAGATACAGAGGGCTGCTGCGAAAAGTATAAGAGAAAGGTCACTGGAAAATAATATAATCGTCGACACACACTGCACCATAAAGACGCCTGCTGGTTTTCTGCCAGGTCTTCCAGTATGGGTTCTTGAGGAACTGGAACCTGACATGTTTGTGCTTGTGGAGGCTGATCCAGAGGAGATCTTCACAAGAAGGATTGGTGACACTTCCAGAAACAGGGATATGGAGTCCCTGCAGGAGATCGACCTCCATCAGCAGATGAACAGGGCGGCTGCAATGGCCTACGCCACACTCACAGGCGCAACAGTTAAGATTGTTAAGAACCACAACAACCAGCTTGAGTCTGCAGTCAGTGAGATGAAGAACATTCTGGAGTAA
- a CDS encoding 50S ribosomal protein L32e — protein sequence MRKKFKRQEYARYKKLGEKWRRPRGKTSKMRRYEKGKPAMPAIGYRKPRDQRGLHPSGYEDILVSSMRELEDLDPEKQAARIASTVGARKKTLMLEKARELGIKVLNP from the coding sequence ATGAGGAAAAAATTTAAACGACAGGAATACGCCCGATACAAAAAACTGGGGGAAAAATGGAGGAGGCCCAGGGGTAAAACAAGTAAAATGAGAAGATATGAAAAGGGCAAACCTGCAATGCCTGCAATTGGCTACAGGAAGCCAAGGGACCAGAGGGGTCTCCACCCATCAGGATATGAGGACATCCTTGTTTCCAGCATGAGGGAACTTGAGGATCTGGACCCTGAAAAACAGGCTGCAAGGATAGCATCAACTGTGGGGGCCAGGAAGAAGACACTCATGCTTGAAAAGGCAAGGGAACTTGGCATAAAAGTTCTGAATCCATAA
- a CDS encoding uL15m family ribosomal protein: MIRKRRKITRMRGSRTVGGGCSKKRRGAGHRGGRGQAGGHKHHWTWIVKYDPKHFGKYGFKRPQKLIKRLETVNLAYIDERIPDLLEKGIASEEDGMVVLDVRDLGFEKVLGSGRITRPVHIKAIEFSESAVEKITEAGGKAEVIE, from the coding sequence ATGATCCGGAAAAGACGAAAGATCACAAGGATGAGGGGCTCACGCACCGTAGGTGGGGGATGCTCCAAGAAGAGAAGGGGAGCAGGTCACCGTGGAGGTAGAGGACAGGCCGGTGGACACAAACACCACTGGACATGGATCGTCAAGTACGACCCAAAACACTTTGGAAAGTACGGTTTCAAAAGGCCCCAGAAACTCATAAAGAGGCTGGAAACAGTTAACCTTGCCTACATCGACGAAAGGATTCCTGACCTCCTTGAGAAGGGAATCGCATCTGAAGAGGACGGAATGGTGGTTCTGGATGTAAGGGACCTTGGCTTCGAAAAGGTCCTTGGAAGCGGAAGGATCACACGACCCGTCCACATTAAGGCCATCGAGTTCTCTGAGAGCGCCGTTGAGAAGATCACCGAGGCCGGAGGAAAGGCTGAAGTGATAGAGTAA
- the rpsE gene encoding 30S ribosomal protein S5: protein MNFNMEEWEPRTNLGRLVKEGVITSIDEIFEEGHPIMELEIIDALLPDLEEEVIDVNLVQRMHKSGRKVNFRVIVAVGNKDGYVGLGQGKAREVGPAIRKAVDDAKFNLIKVRRGCGDWGCVCGREHTVPFKVSGKSGSVRVTLIPAPGGVGLAIGDVGKTIMRLAGIDDVWSHTRGQTQTTVNFARATFDALKQLSKVKASEKDLKNLGVCST from the coding sequence ATGAACTTCAACATGGAGGAATGGGAGCCAAGGACCAACCTTGGACGCCTTGTGAAGGAGGGTGTCATAACAAGTATCGATGAGATCTTTGAAGAGGGACACCCAATAATGGAACTTGAGATAATCGATGCACTGCTTCCTGACCTCGAGGAGGAGGTCATTGACGTTAACCTTGTCCAGAGGATGCACAAATCAGGAAGGAAGGTCAACTTCAGGGTCATAGTTGCAGTGGGAAACAAGGACGGATACGTTGGACTCGGACAGGGCAAGGCCAGAGAGGTTGGACCTGCAATCAGGAAGGCAGTTGACGATGCGAAATTCAACCTTATAAAGGTCAGAAGAGGCTGCGGTGACTGGGGATGTGTCTGTGGAAGGGAACACACCGTACCCTTCAAGGTCTCAGGTAAGAGTGGAAGTGTCCGCGTAACCCTCATACCAGCACCGGGTGGTGTTGGACTTGCAATAGGTGATGTTGGCAAGACCATAATGAGGCTTGCAGGTATAGATGATGTCTGGTCACATACACGTGGACAGACACAGACCACAGTCAACTTTGCCAGGGCAACCTTCGATGCCCTCAAACAGCTTAGCAAGGTAAAGGCAAGCGAAAAGGACCTTAAAAACCTGGGTGTTTGCAGTACCTGA
- the secY gene encoding preprotein translocase subunit SecY: MEQLKEKLEPIFSVLPQVKSPGYRVPFREKLKWTGIILVLYFFLAQIPLYGLSPRAVDQFAQLRAVLAGNFGSILTLGIGPIVSASIILQLLVGGKILKLDLSKHEDKAFFQGLQKLLAIVFTFFEALIFVLTGSLAPSAPQFVWILILQLTIGGILIIFLDEVVSKWGFGSGVGLFIAAGVSQEIIVGAFNPLSAPTQPGVPAGRITGFLYLLFTGQSPDFQYYVLPVLALIAVFLVVVYAESMRVEIPISMGGGKRLSRGAVGKYPLRFIYASNMPVILTSALLLNVQLMANVFQKLGYPILGTVSNGQAVDGLAYLLTAPRSIDALILDPFKVLFYAVVFIGLCVLFAWLWVEISNIGPGHVAKQLYQMGMQIPGFRSSRGQFEKILKRYIPTITILGGAFVGLLAFVADLTGSLGGGTGVLLTVGIVYRLYEEIAQEQLMDMHPILRSFLGD; this comes from the coding sequence GTGGAGCAGTTGAAGGAAAAATTGGAGCCCATATTCTCAGTCCTGCCACAGGTAAAATCACCGGGCTACAGGGTACCATTCAGGGAGAAACTCAAATGGACAGGTATAATCCTTGTCCTATATTTCTTCCTGGCCCAGATACCACTATACGGTTTAAGCCCAAGGGCTGTGGACCAGTTCGCCCAGCTGAGGGCTGTTCTTGCAGGAAACTTCGGTTCAATACTCACACTGGGTATAGGGCCCATTGTGTCAGCATCAATCATACTCCAGCTTCTGGTTGGAGGTAAGATACTGAAACTGGACCTCTCAAAGCATGAGGATAAGGCCTTTTTCCAGGGACTGCAGAAGCTCCTTGCCATCGTATTCACCTTCTTTGAGGCACTGATCTTTGTACTGACAGGGTCACTGGCACCCTCAGCCCCCCAGTTTGTCTGGATACTCATACTGCAGCTCACCATCGGAGGAATACTCATAATATTCCTCGACGAGGTTGTATCCAAATGGGGCTTTGGCAGCGGTGTTGGACTTTTCATTGCAGCAGGCGTATCCCAGGAGATAATTGTGGGTGCCTTCAACCCCCTCTCTGCACCCACGCAGCCAGGGGTACCCGCAGGGAGAATAACTGGTTTCCTCTACCTCCTGTTCACAGGGCAGAGTCCTGACTTCCAGTACTACGTACTGCCTGTACTGGCCCTCATCGCGGTTTTCCTGGTTGTGGTCTATGCCGAGAGTATGAGGGTGGAGATACCCATATCCATGGGAGGGGGTAAGAGGCTCTCAAGGGGTGCCGTTGGGAAGTACCCCCTGCGTTTCATATACGCCAGTAACATGCCGGTTATACTGACAAGCGCACTCCTCCTGAATGTTCAGTTAATGGCAAACGTGTTCCAGAAACTTGGATACCCGATACTTGGTACTGTAAGCAATGGGCAGGCGGTTGATGGGCTCGCATATCTTCTCACAGCTCCACGCTCAATTGACGCCCTCATACTGGACCCATTCAAGGTACTGTTCTATGCGGTTGTATTCATAGGGCTCTGTGTCCTCTTTGCCTGGCTCTGGGTTGAGATAAGTAACATAGGTCCAGGGCATGTTGCAAAACAGCTTTACCAGATGGGTATGCAGATTCCTGGTTTCAGGAGCAGCAGGGGGCAGTTCGAGAAGATACTGAAACGCTACATACCCACAATAACAATTCTGGGAGGGGCATTTGTGGGGCTCCTTGCATTCGTGGCTGACCTGACGGGTTCTCTTGGTGGAGGTACAGGTGTCCTTCTAACGGTGGGTATAGTTTACAGGCTCTATGAGGAGATTGCCCAGGAGCAGCTGATGGATATGCACCCCATACTCAGAAGCTTCCTGGGAGATTAG
- a CDS encoding RNA-guided pseudouridylation complex pseudouridine synthase subunit Cbf5: MAEFIELKESRTDPAYGCPPHERDIETHISHGVVNLDKPSGPTSHQVDAWVRDMLHAEKVGHGGTLDPKVTGVLPLGINRATRVMQLLLEAPKEYVCLMRVHREVDEERIREVLGEFQGKIFQIPPLKSAVKRELRVRTIYDVNILEIDGQDVLFRIACEAGTYVRKYCHDVGEALGTGAHMAELRRTRVGPFTEEGLVTLHDLKDAYQFWVEDGDEGFLRECILPMEFAVSHLPRAVILDSAVDAVCHGADLARGGIAGLDDNIKKGDTVAVMTLKGELVAVGEALMPSLDIVAADSGLVIETDKVFMRPGTYPRMWRQSP, translated from the coding sequence ATGGCAGAATTCATAGAGTTAAAGGAGTCACGCACGGACCCTGCATATGGGTGTCCGCCCCACGAGAGGGACATTGAGACCCACATATCCCACGGTGTTGTTAACCTTGATAAACCATCTGGCCCCACCTCCCACCAGGTGGATGCATGGGTTCGGGACATGCTCCACGCAGAGAAGGTGGGGCATGGGGGCACACTGGACCCCAAGGTTACAGGTGTTCTGCCCCTGGGCATAAACAGGGCGACAAGGGTCATGCAGCTCCTCCTTGAGGCCCCCAAGGAATACGTATGCCTCATGAGGGTTCACAGGGAGGTGGATGAGGAGAGGATAAGGGAGGTGCTCGGGGAATTCCAGGGAAAGATTTTCCAGATACCCCCCCTCAAGTCAGCTGTTAAGAGGGAGCTCCGTGTAAGGACCATCTACGATGTTAATATACTTGAGATCGATGGCCAGGATGTTCTCTTCAGGATAGCCTGTGAGGCAGGGACCTACGTGAGGAAGTACTGCCATGATGTGGGTGAGGCCCTTGGTACAGGGGCCCATATGGCTGAACTCAGAAGGACACGTGTGGGTCCCTTCACAGAGGAGGGTCTGGTAACCCTCCATGACCTCAAGGACGCCTACCAGTTCTGGGTTGAGGATGGGGATGAAGGATTTCTGAGGGAATGCATCCTCCCAATGGAGTTTGCAGTATCCCATCTCCCCCGTGCCGTCATCCTGGACTCTGCAGTTGATGCAGTATGCCATGGCGCTGACCTTGCACGTGGGGGCATAGCGGGCCTGGATGATAACATAAAAAAGGGCGACACAGTTGCGGTGATGACCCTCAAGGGGGAGCTTGTGGCTGTTGGTGAGGCACTGATGCCGTCCCTTGATATTGTGGCCGCAGACAGTGGCCTTGTGATTGAGACAGATAAGGTCTTCATGAGGCCCGGAACCTACCCCAGGATGTGGCGCCAGTCTCCATAG
- the rpmD gene encoding 50S ribosomal protein L30, translated as MFAVVRVRGSAGVRRDIADTMEMLRLNRINHAVLVEDTPSYLGMLQKAKDYITWGEIDQETLTAMIAKRARIIGGERLTDEYIKENTEYDSVEEFAGAVFRGEVKLEDAGIKPVFRLHPPRKGYEAIKKAFNEGGSLGYRGEKINDLLKRMI; from the coding sequence ATGTTCGCAGTAGTAAGGGTAAGGGGATCAGCGGGTGTCCGAAGGGACATAGCTGACACCATGGAGATGTTAAGACTCAACAGGATAAACCACGCAGTACTGGTTGAGGACACACCCAGCTACCTTGGCATGCTCCAGAAGGCCAAGGACTACATAACCTGGGGTGAAATTGACCAGGAAACCCTGACAGCCATGATAGCCAAGAGGGCAAGAATCATCGGAGGGGAAAGGTTAACCGATGAATACATAAAGGAAAACACAGAGTATGATTCAGTGGAGGAATTTGCAGGGGCTGTCTTCAGGGGTGAGGTTAAACTTGAGGATGCAGGAATAAAACCTGTGTTCAGGTTACACCCCCCAAGAAAGGGATATGAGGCCATAAAAAAGGCCTTCAATGAGGGCGGAAGCCTTGGATACCGTGGCGAGAAGATAAATGACCTCTTGAAGAGGATGATCTAA
- a CDS encoding 30S ribosomal protein S13: MEEEFKHMVRIARKDIDGNKTMENALTSIKGVGKALSRAIIMSAGYDLNQRIGYLSDEEIERLEEAIKNPAKYNIPSWMINRRNDYETGEDKHLIESDLDMCLREDLNRMRKTRSYKGRRHELGLPVRGQRTKSTFRKGSSVGVRRKKR; encoded by the coding sequence ATGGAAGAAGAATTCAAACATATGGTTCGTATTGCCAGAAAGGACATTGATGGTAATAAGACCATGGAAAATGCCCTTACAAGTATAAAGGGCGTTGGAAAGGCTCTTTCAAGGGCAATAATCATGTCAGCAGGATACGATCTTAACCAGAGGATAGGTTACCTTTCAGATGAGGAAATAGAGAGGCTTGAAGAGGCCATAAAGAACCCTGCAAAGTACAACATCCCATCATGGATGATCAACAGGCGTAACGATTACGAGACAGGCGAGGACAAACACCTCATAGAATCAGACCTTGACATGTGCCTCAGAGAGGACCTGAACCGCATGAGGAAAACAAGAAGCTACAAGGGAAGAAGACACGAACTTGGACTACCTGTCAGGGGACAGAGGACAAAGTCCACATTCAGGAAGGGCTCCTCAGTTGGTGTGAGAAGGAAGAAAAGGTAG
- a CDS encoding EMC3/TMCO1 family protein, protein MVLEVVYGALNAVFGPFIAMDPNPQNPILTVFLISAIVAFIITLANRLLVDQDRLEELKAEMQEFQQEMMEARKKNDMQALEEIQKKQMEFMDKQREMMTMSFKPMIVTFVPIILVFYWMGQEPHIVKTLVILPQVAYYVLLVPLWHMFYGMPPNAPSYAIGWLGWYILCSFAMSQIFRKFMGLKGGM, encoded by the coding sequence ATGGTGCTTGAAGTCGTATACGGGGCACTGAACGCTGTATTCGGCCCATTCATTGCGATGGACCCGAATCCACAGAACCCCATCCTCACGGTTTTCCTGATATCGGCAATAGTGGCCTTTATTATAACACTGGCAAACAGGTTGCTCGTGGACCAGGATAGGCTCGAAGAACTTAAAGCTGAAATGCAGGAATTCCAGCAGGAGATGATGGAGGCAAGAAAGAAGAATGACATGCAGGCGCTTGAGGAGATCCAGAAAAAACAGATGGAGTTCATGGATAAACAGCGCGAAATGATGACAATGTCATTCAAGCCGATGATAGTCACGTTCGTGCCCATAATCCTTGTCTTCTACTGGATGGGACAGGAACCACACATAGTCAAGACACTGGTGATATTGCCCCAGGTTGCATACTATGTCCTCCTTGTCCCCCTGTGGCACATGTTCTATGGCATGCCACCAAACGCCCCATCCTATGCCATAGGATGGCTTGGCTGGTACATCTTATGCTCCTTTGCAATGTCCCAGATATTCAGAAAGTTCATGGGACTTAAAGGTGGAATGTAA
- a CDS encoding 50S ribosomal protein L14e codes for MAAIEVGRVCVKTAGREAGEKCVILDIIDKNFVEVVGVNVKNRRCNIGHLEPTEKKIEIKSDDIEEIKKELEALE; via the coding sequence ATGGCAGCAATAGAAGTTGGAAGAGTATGTGTGAAAACCGCAGGTAGAGAAGCCGGTGAAAAATGCGTGATACTTGATATCATCGACAAAAACTTCGTTGAAGTTGTTGGTGTAAATGTTAAGAACAGGAGGTGCAACATAGGACACCTCGAACCAACAGAGAAGAAGATAGAGATCAAATCCGATGATATCGAGGAAATAAAGAAGGAACTTGAAGCCCTTGAATAA